DNA sequence from the Phyllopteryx taeniolatus isolate TA_2022b chromosome 14, UOR_Ptae_1.2, whole genome shotgun sequence genome:
cactcgttacctgtattaatggcacctgtttggactcatcagtataaaagacacctgtccacaaacTCAAACAgtcaaactccactatggccaagaccaaagcgCTGTCAAAGgtcaccagaaacaaaattgacctgcaccaggctgagAAGACCGAATTTGCATTAGGTAaacagcttggtgtgaagaaatcaactgtgggagcaattactagaaaatggaagaaatacaagaccactgataatctccctcgatctggggctccatggACGATCTCActccgtggggtcaaaatgatcacaagaacggtgagcaaaaatcccagaactaCATGGGGGAACCTAGTGAATGActtgcagagagctgggaccaaagtaacaaaggctaccatcagtaacacactacaccgccagggactcaaatcctgcagtgccagacatgtCCCCCTGCTGAAGCCAGTAAATGTCCAGGCCTGTCTGCAGTTTgtgagagagcatttggatgatctacaagaggattgggagaatgtcatatggtcagatgaaaccaaagtagaactttttggtaaaaactcaacttgtcatgtttggaggagaaagaatgccgaGTTGCATCCacagaacaccatacctacttgtgaagcatgggggtggaaacgtcatgctttggggctgtttttctgcaacggGACCAGGaagactgatccgtgtaaaggaaagaatgaatggcgCCATGTATTGttagattttgagtgaaaacctccttccattaGCAAGgccattgaagatgaaacatggctgggtctttcagcatgacaatgatcccaaacacaccgcccgggcaacgaaagAGTGGCTtggtaagaagcatttcaaggtcctcgAGTGGCCTAACCAGTCTCTAGATCCCACCCCcctataaaaaatatttggagggagttgaaagtctgtgttgcccagcgacagctccaaaacatcactgctgtagaggagatctgcatggaggaatgggccaaaataccagcaacagtgtgtgaaaaccttgaagACTtatagaaaacgtttgacctctgtcattgccaacaaagggtatataacaaagcattgagatgaacttttgttattgacctaATACTTATTTTcaaccataatttgctaataaattctttaaaaaaaaaacaaaaaaaaaccatcagaTAAGGTATACTTATGATGGAAATGACAGGCCTCGCTCATCTTttcaagtgggagaacttgcacaattggtggctgattaaatgcttttttgccccactgttaaaattaatttataaatttattttacaaatatttctatatttgtaatattatcttgcctgaagatagctgggataggctcaaggacgcccgcgaccccagaaaatggatggatggatttaagaataaattaaattaaaaacaattatttcatatttttaaaaatgtatatagaaAACCAAGTaatattgctttattttatCAGTTACAATAAATAACCAATTATGAAATATACAtaaaatttttcaaaatatgtaaaattcaactaatcatttattaaaaaggttAAATTtctatgtaaaattgttttacaGTAAAGCCCCGCTATTTTGCTGTTCCACTACATTgtggtttttttgttattgcagTTGAGACTGTTCttgtactgtttgtacaatatttttgtgttatccattactctctctctctctcaatatattatccatccatccattttctgatccgcttctcctcactagggtcgcgggcgtgctggatcctatcccagctttcatcgggcaggaggcggggtacaccctgaattggttgccagtcaatcgcagggcacatacaaacaaacaaccatttgaactcacattcacacctatgggcaatttagagttgtcaattaacctaccatgcatgtttttgggatgtgggaggaaaccggagtgcctggagaaaacccacacaggcagggggagaacatgcaaactccacacaggcggggctggggattgaaccccagtcctcagaactctgaggcagacgctctaaccagtcggccaaccgtgccgccctgaaTATATTACATATgcttaaatgtattgttttaaatgtgtttaaagaccCTGAAATTTTTTAAGTGCAGTAAATGCTAGGGCAACACCCctagggtgtatttaaatatttatgaaGTCAGGTTGAATCCATCACTCAGATGTGAGGTAGCACTTTTCTAATAGATGTTACAATTGACCTTGAGCTTGTCAAACTTGTCGTCGACGTCTTGTAGCCAGGACATGAACTGCCTAGCGTTGAATCGGTCTCTCACCGATGTTTTGCCATCGTCGCTCTGCAATGCAAACACGCTCACATCAAGTAGCCACTAACTGAGGAGTATCTAGTCGCTTTTGTGGTTCTCACCTGAACGTCTTGGGGCATGTTGTAGACTTCGGCATCCAGCAGCACGGTGCAGGCACTGAACGGCAGCGTCTGATTGGCCAGTGTCCTTGCTGCGCGGTAGTGCACGCGCAGGACTTCCTGCTCGTTGGACACGATTAGCTTCTCCTGTGTAAGGGAAGAAGGAAAAACCATAATCGTGTGACGCTGGCAAACTCGAAAGACTTGGGCACAGTTTCAAATCTCGGCTCAGACCTTTCTGTAGTTTCGCTGTTCTCTCATGTTTGCATCGATTTTATCTGGGTACTCCGACTTCCTCTAAATTTTCCATAGGCGTGAATGTTTGTGACAATACTTGTCtagctgtgccctgcaattggctagcaactaatccagggtgcaccccgctcttgcccaaagtcacctgggacaggctccagttcacactaatgaagacaagcactatagaaaattgattgatCGTATCTGAATAGCTTTATTCAAGATTTACTACAGACCAGTTTAGCATGATAAACGCTATataagatagatggatggaaaacagtGAATTATGCCTCACCCTCTCGATGCTGTGCTGCAGACGCAGTTTCATGCGGACCACCTCCTGCTGTTTGAACATCTCCTTCAGCTGCTCGGGTAGCGAGGGTGGCGGAGTTATCTGTCCAGGATATTTACATCATTTAAATCGCAAGTGCTACATTTTgagttacaataaaaaaatatgtttgtgttgATTTACCGTGGGAATACACAACTTGCTGAGCGGATTGCCGTCTAGGAGGTAGGAGCCGTTGAAGGTGACATACTCATCGTAGTACTGTGGCGGCTGTGGCGCCACACTGCACAGCACCTTGCGCTTTTCCTCGATCTTCCTCCGGATGTGCAGGAACTCGTAGTACGGGTTGGCGCGCTCCGTCTGATAGGGTTCGATCTCCTCCAGCTTGACTGACGCCACGATAGCGGCAAGCGACTGCTGTTGGACAGGCTCGCCACTCTCCCGTTCCTGGTCCTGCTGCGGGACTGGACCAACATGGCAGGAGGGTGGCTTGAGCATCTTCCTTTTACGTGGATGCGGCACATGTAGGTCCTCGTCTGAGGAACGGAGCTTGAGTTTGGCAACAGAGCAGTCAGATTCCGGTTCTCCGGACTGGGGGGACGAGTTACCCGAGGTGttgctactgctgctgctgctgctgctactgctgctacagctgctgctgctcaggTCGCTGTGGCCTGTTGGCTGCATGGCAGCCAGACTCGACTCTTCAGCAGAGGACTCTGGTTTCCTGTCCGAGGGGTCCACGTCCATGGACTCCGAGGAAAACTCTGCAGTCAGCTCTTCTTCAAGTGAAGAATTCTGAGGATTGTCAGGGTTCTGCGGGATGTTGCATATCTCATGGTCCTTGGCAAGGCTTGACCTGTCTTCAGACGGCTCCATTGGAGTGTCACAGATGACTACAACAGGAGGTCTTAGATCCAAATTCTCTCGAGGATATCTGGACTCTGTGCTTGGTAGGGATTCAGTCGTGCTGGTGGAGGGTACTGGACTTTCTGTCGCCTCCATCTTGAGGCTCTCTGGGACATTTTCCACACTTTGGTGTTCTGCACCATCTGGGGTCACTGGTTTTTCCTTCCGGTCCCAAAGCTGGGCTGATGAAAAAGAGTCCACCGGCTGAATGCTCGCAGGGACAGGGTCCCCAGGCTGGAGGCTTTCAGGGTTCGTGAACTCTGGTTGTTCTGTAGACAGAGATGCTGACGGTGGGTCAGAGTCCCTGTTAATAGCGTCTGGTTGTGAAGTTGGACTTTCCAGACAGGGGATATCCCTCATGACAGTGGAATCAGGGGGTTTGATTGCAGGACTACCACAGAGAGTGAGATTTGGAGGCTCTCTGTTTGGCGAGGAGCTGCCAGCAGTATCATCACACTCTATGACGGACTCAGAATTTGAACATTGTGGACCGACGTCCACTTCGTCTTTTTCTGTTGACGTCTCTCGCGTTTGTGGACCCTCTATGTGGGGCTTCTTCGGACTGTCAGCCACCCTGGATTCAGTGGACGTGTTGGCATCCTCGTCCAGGATGGCCCTGAGGTATGCAGATTCGTGTCTGCAGGGAAATGTCGGGCGCTGCACATTCGGAAGAACGCCGCAGTCCTTATCCAAAACAGATGGCAATCTGGTGGCCTGGATGACGAGGGAAGACTGCAAGAATGTAGGCTGCATGTCAGCTGCCTCCGGGTTCATGTCAGAGTCGTACTCCACGTGCTTGGGGGTCAACATTGCAGCCTGGCAGGAGTCCTCGGAGCTGGCGACAGAGACCAGGGACATGGACCTGGACATGAGACCGCAGTGCTCACCCTCGGGCCGCGGGGATCTGCTTAAGCAGTTCTCAACTGCCGACATAACCTTGGTGCCGATGGAAGGCAAGGTCTTTCCGTCCAGGGACACGGTCCTGAGGCTGGAGGTGTCCTTCAGGGGTTTCTCTCGACCGTGGGTGTCGGAAGATTCAGAGCTTTTGGACCGCATTAGCTCTTTGGTGAAGCAGGCGTCTGTCTTAGTCTTGTCTTTTGGCCTGGATTTTCCAGGGTCCGCCAGAGGTCTCTGTTTGAGCCTCTCACGCTCCTTCTGCTTGATCTTCTCCAGGTGCTTCCGGTGCCACTGCTCGATCTCTTGATCCTTCAGGCTGAGCATGCGCTCAAAGCTGGTCTGCATCAGGTCGTCGTTCACCAAGCGCTTCTCTTTAGGCCTGGCGTCTCGCGCTCCGGGAGTGGGGTTTTTTTGCTTGGGCTTTTCAGTGTCGGTCTCGCTCGGCTTGACTTTGCCAATTTTGGCCTGCAGGGAGCGGTCCTTGTGTCGGTCCCTGTGCCTGTCCGGATCTCTGTCCCGCTCCCTCCGGTCCCGATCCTTCTCTGGTGTCCTCACAGCCTCTTCCTTGGATTTCGTGAACAAGGACTTTCCACCCTCAGAGAGATAAGCCTTCTTTTCTTCCAGAAGTACTTTTAGATTTGAACTCGAGGAAAAGTTTCCATCTTTTaccttctcttttcttttcctgtCACAGTCCTTCTCCTTGGAGCGGTCAGATTTGCCGTGATCTGAGGTTTTCTCCAAAGGCTTCATTTTCTTATCGGAGCTCACGCGATCCCTTTCTTTGTGATCCGTGACACTGTAATCTCTATCGGAGCGTTTGTCAAGCTTGTCACGATTCTTCCTGCTGTCTTCGTGTTTCTTTGCAGCAGATAAAGACTTGAGTTTGTCACTCTCCTTGTAGTTTTTATCACCTGGCGAGTGGCAGGATGTGGCTCCGGAGCGCTCTTTTTCCTTCCAGCGCTCCAACTGATTCTGTGATTCTGCTCTGTCTGTGTGCTCCGACctgatctttttttctttgtccggATGCCTTCTCTCCAGTTTTTCCGGTTCCTTCTCTTTTCCTGGGAGCCGCTTGTCTGTTTTCTCACGTATGGGCTCCAGATGTTCCTGATCAGCAGTGACGGTTATGGGCTTCTCGTCAGTCTCCTCTTGCACACTGTTGCTCTGCGGCGGCTCAGCATCTGGAATCCGGCCGCCACAGTCGCCTCTGTCGTCGCGCTCTTTCGGCCTCTCCTCCCTGCGCTCTTTTTTCACCGCCTTGTCCTTGTCACGCTCTTCCCTCAGCCGCTTCTCCTTGCCACTGGAATGTTTCTCCTTGGTGTTCTTCTCCTCCTTGAAAGGGGAGCAGTCAGATGTCCTGTGCTCCTCCGCTTCACGTTTCACGAGTAGCGTGTCATCCATCTCGTCGCTTTTAAAGAAGTTCTCCTTCCAGAACTCTCTGTCAAATTCTAGATTCCTGTGGCCCTCTCTCCTGGCATCCTTCTGCCTGTGACGGCTGCGCTCCGCCTCATACTCTCTCCTATGTTTGTCTTTCTCCTTGTGTTTGAGTTTGTGCTTCTTTGCTGCTTTGACATCCAGGTCCGTTTTACGCACTGCGCTCTCTGTACTGTCTGGGGCGGTGGTATCCCTCCACGGGCTGGAGTGGCTGTCGTCGCGCTCGCCATCTCTCTGGTGGTGCTTGCTcttctccttgtgcttgtgGGCCTTGGTGCTCGAGCCTTCCGTGGAGTAGTCAGCGTCTGAGTAGTGGTTATACTTGATGGTGTCGGTGGGACATGAGCTGTTCTCCTGCTTAAGCAGTGTGTGCTTGTCGGCCAGGCCGTGGATGAGCTTGGGAGACTTGATGGTCGACAAGTGGAAGAGGTGCACAGATGAGTCATCTTTGGGGCTGAAGGACATCTTAAAAGAGTCCTCCTCATGGCCTTTGTCCATGCTCTCCGACACGGTGGCCAGCTGGAGGACCAGCGTCTTGCTGTTCTCCTTCCCATCCTCTTGgttttccttatttttattctggctcttgttcttcttcttgactTTGCCCTTGTCTTTCTGCTCACTGCTGTCCTTTTTGGTCATGACGCCCTCCGATCTCTGGGAGCAGGTGGGCGAGCTCCTCTTGTCAGGGAGGCTCTCAAACTCGTCGCTGGACGTGTCCGAATTGCAGTGTACGCGTGGGATCTTCGGCTTCTTGGACTTTGAGAGGGTGTTGCCCTTGGCACTCTGCTTCCCAGCTACATTGTTGCGCTCTTTGTCCTCCTTGTCCCTCTGCCGCAATTCCCGCCGCAGGATGTGTCGCTCATTGAGGGCTTTACTGaggtcctcctcctcttcctcgtccttGAACTCGTACTCGTCTAGGTCCGGCACACAAGATGACGACTTGGCTTTCACGTCAGAGTCCTTCTCAGCGTCTGAGTCGTCCATGTTGTCGTCCATGCTGGATGGGTTGACAGAAGGTGGGTCCTCGGAGTCTGCAATACAAAGAGGTCGGATATACATGACAGGatactttattaggtacacctgcacaatataactgaattataaataaataaatggaataaaatattcTGCTTCTAAAGTGCCTGCTAAGTCATTTGcgtttttttctaaatacaaccccaattccaatgaagttgggatgttgtgttaaacataaataaaaacagaatacaatgctttgcaaatcatgttcaacctatatttaattgaatacacaacaaagacaagatatttaatgttcaaactgatcaactttattgcttttagcaaataatcattaacttagaattttatagctgcaacacgttccaaaaaagctgggacaggtggcaaaaaagacagggaaagttgaggaatgctcatcaaacacctgtttggaataactcacaggtgaacaggctaattggggacaggtgggtgccatgattgggtataaaaggagcttccctgaattgctcagtcattcataagcaaagatggggcgaggttcacctctttgtgaacaagtgtgtgagaaaatagtcgaacagtttaaggacaatgttcctcaacgtacaattgcaaggaatttagggatttcatcatctacggtccataatatcatcaaaagggtcagagaatctggagaaatcattgcatgtaaggccgaaaaccaacagtgAATGCCCgagaccttcgatccctcaggcggcactgcatcaaaaaccgacgtcaatgtgtaaaggataacaCCAAATGGGCTcaggagcacttcagaaaaccaatgtcagtaaatacagttcggcgctacatccgtaagtgcaacttgaaactctactatgcaaagcgaaaacacccagaaacgccgcaggcttctctgggcccgagctcatctaagattgactgatgcaaagtggaaaagtgttctgtggtccaacgagtccacatttcaaattgtttttggaacttgtgtacatcgtgtcctccgggccaaagaggaaaagaaccatccggactgttaaggacgcaaagttcaaaagccagcatctgtgatggtatggggctgtattagtgccaatggcatgggtaacttacacatctgtgaaggcaccattaatgctgaaaggtacataagggttttggagaaacatattctGCCATcgaagcaacgtctttttcatggacgcccctgcttatatcagcaagacaatgccaaaccacattctgcacgtgttacaacagcgtggcttcgtagtaaaagagtgcgggtactagactggcctgcctgcagtccaggcctgtctcccactgaaaatgtgtggcgcattatgaagcgtaaaatacgacaacggagaccccggactgttgaacagctgaagctgtacatcaagcaagaatgggaaagaattccacctacaaagcttcaacaaagtgtcctcagttcccaaacgtttattgaatgttgtttaaagaaaaggtgatgtaacacagtggtaaacat
Encoded proteins:
- the ankrd12 gene encoding ankyrin repeat domain-containing protein 12 isoform X1; the protein is MAKPGSDRDGAMVEKQAGKKCKDKLSPFTKTPKLDRSELLGKEGKVKSSMKRKLSFTNSPPRTTTEERDSDTDESDPGQSTETWGERLAAPCRTYADKDGPDKKKVKKESGAKKSQAPNLLFGYPLSERKQMALLMQMTANSPDSTPSHPSQTTPVPKKVPSSASSRQKDKVNKRNERGETPLHMAAIRGDAKQVKELISLGADVNVKDFAGWTPLHEACNLGYYDVAKVLIAAGAEVNTQGLDDDTPLHDASSSGHKDIVKLLLRHGGDAFQANKCGERPVDVADSEELEQLLKGETALSDQADSSSDSEDPPSVNPSSMDDNMDDSDAEKDSDVKAKSSSCVPDLDEYEFKDEEEEEDLSKALNERHILRRELRQRDKEDKERNNVAGKQSAKGNTLSKSKKPKIPRVHCNSDTSSDEFESLPDKRSSPTCSQRSEGVMTKKDSSEQKDKGKVKKKNKSQNKNKENQEDGKENSKTLVLQLATVSESMDKGHEEDSFKMSFSPKDDSSVHLFHLSTIKSPKLIHGLADKHTLLKQENSSCPTDTIKYNHYSDADYSTEGSSTKAHKHKEKSKHHQRDGERDDSHSSPWRDTTAPDSTESAVRKTDLDVKAAKKHKLKHKEKDKHRREYEAERSRHRQKDARREGHRNLEFDREFWKENFFKSDEMDDTLLVKREAEEHRTSDCSPFKEEKNTKEKHSSGKEKRLREERDKDKAVKKERREERPKERDDRGDCGGRIPDAEPPQSNSVQEETDEKPITVTADQEHLEPIREKTDKRLPGKEKEPEKLERRHPDKEKKIRSEHTDRAESQNQLERWKEKERSGATSCHSPGDKNYKESDKLKSLSAAKKHEDSRKNRDKLDKRSDRDYSVTDHKERDRVSSDKKMKPLEKTSDHGKSDRSKEKDCDRKRKEKVKDGNFSSSSNLKVLLEEKKAYLSEGGKSLFTKSKEEAVRTPEKDRDRRERDRDPDRHRDRHKDRSLQAKIGKVKPSETDTEKPKQKNPTPGARDARPKEKRLVNDDLMQTSFERMLSLKDQEIEQWHRKHLEKIKQKERERLKQRPLADPGKSRPKDKTKTDACFTKELMRSKSSESSDTHGREKPLKDTSSLRTVSLDGKTLPSIGTKVMSAVENCLSRSPRPEGEHCGLMSRSMSLVSVASSEDSCQAAMLTPKHVEYDSDMNPEAADMQPTFLQSSLVIQATRLPSVLDKDCGVLPNVQRPTFPCRHESAYLRAILDEDANTSTESRVADSPKKPHIEGPQTRETSTEKDEVDVGPQCSNSESVIECDDTAGSSSPNREPPNLTLCGSPAIKPPDSTVMRDIPCLESPTSQPDAINRDSDPPSASLSTEQPEFTNPESLQPGDPVPASIQPVDSFSSAQLWDRKEKPVTPDGAEHQSVENVPESLKMEATESPVPSTSTTESLPSTESRYPRENLDLRPPVVVICDTPMEPSEDRSSLAKDHEICNIPQNPDNPQNSSLEEELTAEFSSESMDVDPSDRKPESSAEESSLAAMQPTGHSDLSSSSCSSSSSSSSSSSNTSGNSSPQSGEPESDCSVAKLKLRSSDEDLHVPHPRKRKMLKPPSCHVGPVPQQDQERESGEPVQQQSLAAIVASVKLEEIEPYQTERANPYYEFLHIRRKIEEKRKVLCSVAPQPPQYYDEYVTFNGSYLLDGNPLSKLCIPTITPPPSLPEQLKEMFKQQEVVRMKLRLQHSIEREKLIVSNEQEVLRVHYRAARTLANQTLPFSACTVLLDAEVYNMPQDVQSDDGKTSVRDRFNARQFMSWLQDVDDKFDKLKTCLLMRQQHEAAALNAVQRLEWQLKLQELDPATYKSTSIFEIPEFYIPLVEVNDDFDLTPI
- the ankrd12 gene encoding ankyrin repeat domain-containing protein 12 isoform X2, yielding MAKPGSDRDGAMVEKQAGKKCKDKLSPFTKTPKLDRSELLGKEGKVKSSMKRKLSFTNSPPRTTTEERDSDTDKDGPDKKKVKKESGAKKSQAPNLLFGYPLSERKQMALLMQMTANSPDSTPSHPSQTTPVPKKVPSSASSRQKDKVNKRNERGETPLHMAAIRGDAKQVKELISLGADVNVKDFAGWTPLHEACNLGYYDVAKVLIAAGAEVNTQGLDDDTPLHDASSSGHKDIVKLLLRHGGDAFQANKCGERPVDVADSEELEQLLKGETALSDQADSSSDSEDPPSVNPSSMDDNMDDSDAEKDSDVKAKSSSCVPDLDEYEFKDEEEEEDLSKALNERHILRRELRQRDKEDKERNNVAGKQSAKGNTLSKSKKPKIPRVHCNSDTSSDEFESLPDKRSSPTCSQRSEGVMTKKDSSEQKDKGKVKKKNKSQNKNKENQEDGKENSKTLVLQLATVSESMDKGHEEDSFKMSFSPKDDSSVHLFHLSTIKSPKLIHGLADKHTLLKQENSSCPTDTIKYNHYSDADYSTEGSSTKAHKHKEKSKHHQRDGERDDSHSSPWRDTTAPDSTESAVRKTDLDVKAAKKHKLKHKEKDKHRREYEAERSRHRQKDARREGHRNLEFDREFWKENFFKSDEMDDTLLVKREAEEHRTSDCSPFKEEKNTKEKHSSGKEKRLREERDKDKAVKKERREERPKERDDRGDCGGRIPDAEPPQSNSVQEETDEKPITVTADQEHLEPIREKTDKRLPGKEKEPEKLERRHPDKEKKIRSEHTDRAESQNQLERWKEKERSGATSCHSPGDKNYKESDKLKSLSAAKKHEDSRKNRDKLDKRSDRDYSVTDHKERDRVSSDKKMKPLEKTSDHGKSDRSKEKDCDRKRKEKVKDGNFSSSSNLKVLLEEKKAYLSEGGKSLFTKSKEEAVRTPEKDRDRRERDRDPDRHRDRHKDRSLQAKIGKVKPSETDTEKPKQKNPTPGARDARPKEKRLVNDDLMQTSFERMLSLKDQEIEQWHRKHLEKIKQKERERLKQRPLADPGKSRPKDKTKTDACFTKELMRSKSSESSDTHGREKPLKDTSSLRTVSLDGKTLPSIGTKVMSAVENCLSRSPRPEGEHCGLMSRSMSLVSVASSEDSCQAAMLTPKHVEYDSDMNPEAADMQPTFLQSSLVIQATRLPSVLDKDCGVLPNVQRPTFPCRHESAYLRAILDEDANTSTESRVADSPKKPHIEGPQTRETSTEKDEVDVGPQCSNSESVIECDDTAGSSSPNREPPNLTLCGSPAIKPPDSTVMRDIPCLESPTSQPDAINRDSDPPSASLSTEQPEFTNPESLQPGDPVPASIQPVDSFSSAQLWDRKEKPVTPDGAEHQSVENVPESLKMEATESPVPSTSTTESLPSTESRYPRENLDLRPPVVVICDTPMEPSEDRSSLAKDHEICNIPQNPDNPQNSSLEEELTAEFSSESMDVDPSDRKPESSAEESSLAAMQPTGHSDLSSSSCSSSSSSSSSSSNTSGNSSPQSGEPESDCSVAKLKLRSSDEDLHVPHPRKRKMLKPPSCHVGPVPQQDQERESGEPVQQQSLAAIVASVKLEEIEPYQTERANPYYEFLHIRRKIEEKRKVLCSVAPQPPQYYDEYVTFNGSYLLDGNPLSKLCIPTITPPPSLPEQLKEMFKQQEVVRMKLRLQHSIEREKLIVSNEQEVLRVHYRAARTLANQTLPFSACTVLLDAEVYNMPQDVQSDDGKTSVRDRFNARQFMSWLQDVDDKFDKLKTCLLMRQQHEAAALNAVQRLEWQLKLQELDPATYKSTSIFEIPEFYIPLVEVNDDFDLTPI